A region from the Coffea eugenioides isolate CCC68of chromosome 9, Ceug_1.0, whole genome shotgun sequence genome encodes:
- the LOC113782278 gene encoding probable WRKY transcription factor 14 codes for MCSRLLQKMENYQGDLADILRAGGGRSIASSNISSAEVSVSAPRDWQFPSNQVGIYEEPSLDEFGDPFTNMRDPLLLPDMDHMPTSGFYDASSTDHIITSGTTTAAENTGGFSCSDVGGGGGVGGCNNSSSLLTQRILDDHELSRRPPNNIFTRMLQISPNAKPPSSPRESQLLVAPSPRGLKPPTLVTNDMINTSNNSKVSVIENAPVQISSPRNTGIKRRKSQAKKVVCIPAPAPANSRPSGEIVPSDLWAWRKYGQKPIKGSPYPRGYYRCSSSKGCSARKQVERSRTDPNMLVITYTSEHNHPWPTQRNALAGSTRSQPTKSGSTSKATNSSHAQKATNLKEEEKPETQTDNASSPIVTGSSSTGQVVKEETEMEMEVEGLDKKMEMDNLDQFNEGFPQSYKPGLPDSNHSEDFFADLSELEADPLNLLFTQGYSGDEERENKNLELFSFYDWTTNNSSMTTTTIMTTTTITSSLEEAKKGS; via the exons ATGTGCAGCCGGTTGTTGCAGAAAATGGAGAATTATCAAGGAGATTTAGCTGATATTCTACGAGCCGGCGGTGGAAGAAGCATAGCTTCTAGCAACATATCATCTGCTGAAGTATCTGTATCCGCCCCAAGAGACTGGCAGTTTCCAAGCAATCAAGTAGGGATATATGAAGAGCCATCATTGGATGAATTTGGCGATCCATTCACCAACATGAGAGATCCACTCCTCCTCCCTGATATGGATCATATGCCAACTTCAGGCTTTTATGATGCTAGTTCAACTGATCATATTATCACGTCTGGAACTACTACTGCTGCTGAAAATACAGGAGGTTTTAGTTGCAGTGACGTAGGAGGTGGCGGCGGCGTTGGTGGTTGTAATAACAGTAGTAGTTTACTTACTCAGAGAATTCTTGATGATCATGAGCTCAGTAGAAGACCTCCCAATAATATTTTTACACGGATGCTTCAGATCTCGCCTAATGCCAAGCCGCCCTCATCTCCACGAGAATCTCAGCTTCTTGTGGCTCCTTCCCCGAGGGGGCTCAAGCCCCCCACGTTGGTTACTAATGACATGATTAATACCTCGAATAATTCCAAGGTTTCAGTGATTGAAAATGCCCCGGTGCAGATCTCGTCCCCGCGAAATACGGGGATCAAACGAAG GAAGAGTCAAGCCAAGAAAGTTGTTTGCATACCAGCACCTGCACCAGCAAACAGCAGGCCTAGTGGAGAAATTGTTCCATCTGATCTCTGGGCTTGGAGAAAGTACGGTCAGAAGCCTATCAAAGGCTCCCCCTACCCAAG GGGGTACTACAGATGCAGCAGTTCAAAGGGGTGTTCGGCAAGGAAACAAGTTGAAAGAAGCCGGACTGATCCCAACATGTTGGTCATCACCTACACTTCAGAGCAcaatcatccatggccaactcAAAGAAATGCTCTTGCAGGCTCTACAAGATCCCAGCCGACCAAGAGCGGTTCAACTTCGAAAGCAACAAATTCTTCTCACGCCCAGAAAGCTACCAACttaaaggaagaagagaagccTGAAACTCAAACTGATAATGCATCATCACCCATTGTAACAGGAAGTTCCAGCACAGGCCAAGTAGTAAAGGAGGAAACAGAAATGGAAATGGAAGTAGAAGGTCTTGATAAGAAAATGGAAATGGATAATCTTGATCAGTTCAATGAAGGTTTCCCACAAAGCTACAAGCCAGGATTGCCTGATTCTAACCATTCTGAAGACTTCTTTGCAGATTTAAGCGAATTGGAAGCAGACCCTCTGAATCTCTTGTTCACACAAGGATATTCTGGCGATGAAGAGCGCGAAAACAAGAACTTGGAATTGTTCAGTTTCTATGACTGGACAACCAATAACAGTTCCATGACCACGACCACGATTATGACCACGACGACCATCACAAGCTCTCTTGAAGAAGCTAAGAAAGGTTcatag